The following nucleotide sequence is from Ammospiza nelsoni isolate bAmmNel1 chromosome 29, bAmmNel1.pri, whole genome shotgun sequence.
TCTCTCAGTGGCAAACTCTGAGTGCAGCAGAAATGTTGGGGATTTCTGACCTCAGAGAGCAAGGAACGATGTGTGGGGAGGAAAACAATTCCTAAAAACAACTCCTGCCATCCATGTCTTATAGAACTGGGAGTGCAGATGCTACCAAGCCTTTCTGCATTCAGAGTGATTCCATTGACAAATCCTGAATATTCAGCCTTGTCCCTCTGCCACATGGCCACAaacccagggcagaggggcagagatGGCTCCTTGAGAGCCTCCAGGCAcaagcctggctgctcctggcacactcAGCCAGCACAACTGGAGCTCAGGCAGGGACCTGGGTGAAGGATATCCCAGAGCAGGAACAAGGGTGAGTGAGTCCCAGTGTAACAGTCTGCAGATAATGGATTAGGTTTGGCTCAAAGAAGTCTCTCCTGACTTGTCACTGTCCCTTCTCCATGAACAGGTCCCCATGTGCAAAcccagcaaatgtccaacagcagctccatcagccacttcctcctgctggcattcgCACacacgcggcagctgcagctcctgcacttctgcctcttgctgggcatctccctggctgccctcctgggcaacggcctcatcatcagcacCGTAGCCTGTGGCCACCACCTGCAGATGCCCATGCTCTTCTTCAGGatcaacctggccctcagcgactgggctccatctgcaccactgtccccaaagccatgcacaattccctctgggacaccaggaacatctcctacacaggatgtgctgctcaggTCTTTCTGATTGTATTTTTCATTGCAGCAGAGTTTTCCTTTCTCACCATCATGTGCTATGACAGttacgtgtccatctgcaaacccctgcactatgggaccctcctgggcagcagagcttgtgcccacatggcaggagctgcctgggccagtgcctttctctattcactgctgcacacagttaatacattttccctgcccctgtgccatggcaatgccctggcCTAATTATTCTGTGAAATTCCCCAGATC
It contains:
- the LOC132085171 gene encoding olfactory receptor 14I1-like; this translates as MSNSSSISHFLLLAFAHTRQLQLLHFCLLLGISLAALLGNGLIISTVACGHHLQMPMLFFRINLALSDWAPSAPLSPKPCTIPSGTPGTSPTQDVLLRSSGLC